AACCGTGATTCCCTAACATACAGTGGTTGTGCAGCAGATGAAGTTTATTTGGTTCAGTACACTTCTGGAGCCACTGGTGTCCCAAAACCCGTGCTTGTCACTGCTGGCTCAGCTGCTCACAACGTTAGAACTGCCAGAAAATCTTACGATCTTCATCCAAACAGCACCATCGTTTCGTGGCTGCCACAGTATCATGATTGTGGCCTCATGTTTCTGTTGCTGACCGTTGTTTCCGGTGCCACGTGTGTTCTCACGTCCCCAAACGCGTTCATCAAACGCCCCAGACTCTGGCTTGAACTCTTGTCCGAATTCAAGGCCACTTGCACTCCCGTTCCCTCGTTCACATTGCCACTAGTCATCAAGCGTGGAGGGATTCACCAAAGCGCTTTACCCATCAACCTGTCAACCTTGAAGAACCTTATAATCATCAATGAACCTATCTATAGAGACTCTGTGGAAGAATTCGTTCATACTTTTTCACCATTCGGGTTAAGCCCTTCTTCTATCTCTCCTTCCTACGGGTTAGCAGAGAACTGTACCTTTGTGTCCACTGCGTGGAGGAACTGCCACAGTGACAATATTGGTGCTTATGGTTCCAGTTTCCCAGATTTCCCAACTCACAACAAACTGTTACCGGTTGCAAGGCTCGGAAACATGGAGCAGGAAGACGTGGAGATTATGGTCGTAAACGAAGAAACCATGGAGCCGAGTGAGGATGGTGTCGAAGGAGAAATTTGGGTTGCTTCACCAAGCAATGCTTCTGGGTACCTTGGCCACCCTAGCttaacaagagaggtgtttcATGGAAGACTGAGAAACATGGTTAGTAAGTGCTTTCTTCGAACCGGGGACAAAGGCATCGTGAAAGGAGAAAAGAGATACCTCTTTGTTACTGGTCGCTGTCAAGATGTGATGGAACTCGAAAACGGTGAAAAGGTTCATCCACATTATATAGAGACTGCGGCGTATAATATTTGCTCCAAGTTACTCAGAGGAGGCTGCGTTGCAGCGTTTGAAGTTTCAGCAATGGTGGTGGTTGTGGCAGAGATGCAGAGGTTCGAAAAGGATGTGGATGTGGTTGTGTTGAAGTGGGTGTGTGAGAAAATTAAGGCAGGTGtctggaagaaggagaaggtaGAGATTGGATGGGTGGTTTTGGTTAAGAGTGAGTGTGTTCCCAAAACCACTTCTGGAAAATTGCAAAGAGGGAGGTGTAAGGAGAAGCTTCTCGCAGGGGAAATGGTGATTCTGATGGAAACGCGGTTTGAAAAAGATGTTACTGATTTTACGAGAGCACACAACGTAAGAGAAGAAGCTTCGAAAGAGAAGGGTCACGTGAACAGATCCCTTTCATGTATGGACACTCCTGCCTCTCTAATATCTCTTCTGTGATATGAAAACTGCTGATTCTCTATCAGCATATTTTCATTTCTGTATATcggtaaataaataaatataagaataaaaatattcttccAGACTTATacacttataaaaataaatggaaaGTTATTGTTTTCTACATTCAAATAACCGCTTAAAAACATGGTTTTAAAAATAGTACATAAGCTAtcataattagaaaaattaaactttttacatAAGCTATCTTATTTTTCAGGATTGTTCTATAGAATAAGAGATTTTTATGATATTACTTTCCAAATACTTATTGGA
This Vigna angularis cultivar LongXiaoDou No.4 chromosome 4, ASM1680809v1, whole genome shotgun sequence DNA region includes the following protein-coding sequences:
- the LOC108341287 gene encoding uncharacterized protein LOC108341287, with the translated sequence MPLVLASSTTDKLKMSYEYENYDPSFPDQPVVDLYLPVWARLPAFHSKPAFIWAQDFHTTTTLTYQQLNDTVHLISSQLQGSLQRGDTVLLLCSPGLDLVELIFGCQRAGLLSVPIVPPHPSFSNQNYHHLVRAISQTKPKAAIAHSHYTSSIRRYLSSPHNNTKLAHMLQTIHWISIDHVKHGKAVVTVNNRDSLTYSGCAADEVYLVQYTSGATGVPKPVLVTAGSAAHNVRTARKSYDLHPNSTIVSWLPQYHDCGLMFLLLTVVSGATCVLTSPNAFIKRPRLWLELLSEFKATCTPVPSFTLPLVIKRGGIHQSALPINLSTLKNLIIINEPIYRDSVEEFVHTFSPFGLSPSSISPSYGLAENCTFVSTAWRNCHSDNIGAYGSSFPDFPTHNKLLPVARLGNMEQEDVEIMVVNEETMEPSEDGVEGEIWVASPSNASGYLGHPSLTREVFHGRLRNMVSKCFLRTGDKGIVKGEKRYLFVTGRCQDVMELENGEKVHPHYIETAAYNICSKLLRGGCVAAFEVSAMVVVVAEMQRFEKDVDVVVLKWVCEKIKAGVWKKEKVEIGWVVLVKSECVPKTTSGKLQRGRCKEKLLAGEMVILMETRFEKDVTDFTRAHNVREEASKEKGHVNRSLSCMDTPASLISLL